A genomic stretch from Oryzias latipes chromosome 24, ASM223467v1 includes:
- the LOC101155076 gene encoding neuronal acetylcholine receptor subunit alpha-2, with the protein MKLGKPVDREMEMNPLFFTGAHVVWALLLTPAVFCYDKSHAHAEEELFQTLFTGYNKWSRPVPNISDVVIVKFGLSIAQLIDVDEKNQMMTTNVWLKQEWNDYKLRWKPSDYDNVTSIRVPSELIWVPDIVLYNNADGEFAVTHMTKAHLFHTGKVRWVPPAIYKSSCSIDVTFFPFDQQNCKMKFGSWTYDKAKIDLERIENTVDLNNYWESGEWAIINAVGTYNTKKYDCCHEIYPDITYFFIIRRLPLFYTINLIIPCLLISCLTVLVFYLPSDCGEKITLCISVLLSLTVFLLLITEIIPSTSLVIPLIGEYLLFTMIFVTLSIVITVFVLNVHHRSPSTHKMPRWVHTVFLDLIPRWLFMRRPAPNGRRRRLLLLQQDGALGRLQPRVSALDISTSSTWLREGAVLEKTERSCYEDLELGTLQSYFSFRPPSPRPPGQTPPQQLKTPQNSQSWREGGGGPNRQMGGARVDSPKVQCAESGSLLSPCVMRALEGVHYIADHLRAEDADFSVKEDWKYVAMVIDRIFLWMFIIVCLLGTIGLFLPPWLAGMI; encoded by the exons ATGAAGTTGGGCAAGCCTGTGGACCGAGAGATGGAGATGAACCCTCTGTTCTTCACGGGGGCTCACGTGGTGTGGGCGCTTCTTCTCACTCCGGCAG TCTTTTGCTACGATAAGAGCCACGCCCATGCAGAGGAGGAGCTCTTCCAGACTCTGTTCACCGGCTACAACAAGTGGTCCAGACCCGTCCCCAACATCTCTGATGTGGTCATCGTCAAGTTTGGACTCTCCATCGCGCAGCTCATTGATGTG GATGAGAAGAACCAAATGATGACCACAAATGTTTGGCTGAAACAG GAGTGGAACGACTACAAACTCCGCTGGAAACCGTCCGACTACGACAACGTGACGTCCATCAGAGTCCCGTCAGAACTGATCTGGGTTCCAGACATAGTCCTCTACAACAA CGCTGACGGGGAGTTTGCTGTGACCCACATGACCAAAGCTCACCTGTTCCACACGGGGAAAGTCCGCTGGGTTCCTCCTGCCATCTACAAGAGCTCCTGCAGCATCGATGTGACCTTCTTCCCCTTCGACCAGCAGAACTGTAAGATGAAGTTCGGCTCTTGGACCTACGACAAAGCCAAGATCGACCTGGAGCGGATCGAGAACACCGTGGACCTCAACAACTACTGGGAGAGCGGCGAGTGGGCCATCATCAACGCCGTGGGAACCTACAACACCAAGAAATACGACTGCTGCCACGAGATCTACCCGGACATCACCTACTTCTTCATCATCCGGAGGCTTCCTTTGTTCTACACGATCAACCTCATCATCCCCTGCCTGCTGATCTCCTGCCTGACTGTTCTGGTCTTTTATCTGCCCTCAGACTGTGGCGAGAAGATCACGCTGTGCATCTCTGTGCTGCTGTCGCTGACCGTCTTCCTCCTGCTCATCACCGAGATCATACCATCCACCTCGCTGGTCATTCCTCTCATCGGCGAGTACCTCCTCTTCACCATGATCTTCGTCACGCTGTCCATCGTCATCACCGTGTTCGTGCTGAACGTGCACCATCGCTCCCCCAGCACCCACAAGATGCCGCGCTGGGTCCACACCGTCTTTCTGGACCTGATCCCGCGCTGGCTGTTCATGCGCCGGCCCGCCCCCAACGGCAGGCGCCGcaggctgctgctcctccagcagGATGGGGCGCTGGGGCGTCTGCAGCCCCGGGTGTCCGCACTGGATATCAGCACCTCCTCCACCTGGCTGAGGGAGGGGGCCGTGCTGGAAAAGACTGAGAGGAGCTGCTATGAGGATCTGGAGCTCGGGACTCTTCAGTCCTACTTCTCCTTCCGTCCTCCTTCACCCAGACCTCCGGGGCAGACCCCCCCACAGCAGCTGAAAACCCCCCAGAACAGCCAGAGCTGGCGTGAGGGGGGCGGAGGCCCCAACAGACAGATGGGCGGAGCCAGAGTGGATTCCCCTAAAGTGCAGTGTGCCGAGTCGGGGTCTCTTCTTTCCCCCTGCGTCATGCGTGCGTTGGAGGGGGTGCACTACATCGCAGACCACCTGAGGGCTGAGGACGCCGACTTCAGT gTGAAGGAGGACTGGAAGTATGTTGCCATGGTGATCGACCGCATCTTCCTGTGGATGTTCATCATCGTGTGTCTGCTCGGGACAATCGGCCTCTTCCTGCCGCCGTGGCTCGCCGGCATGATTTAA